Proteins from a single region of Dyadobacter fanqingshengii:
- a CDS encoding PVC-type heme-binding CxxCH protein: MKLYSISRKAILLLAAILLGQGCGVPRQKVAKSSETVARNRKNDIYAEHVRTSEFRTPEQEKLGFVLPPGFEITLYASEPDITKPMNMEFDDRGRLWVTQSSEYPIAAGTSDGKDRITILEDKNGDGKADTFTHFEDNLNIPIGIMPVSDGAIAYSIPNLYYFKDADHDGKSDSKKVLLGGFGHKDTHGMVNNIIRGYDGWLHVCHGFSNTSNIAGTDGDSVKMISGNTFRVKMDGSRVEQTTFGRVNPFGYAFDEKGYLFSVDCHTKPIAQLIFGGDYPHFGKKAPAGLGFAPEMMSYELGSTALAGLVYYTGTHFPEPYRNSFFTGDVVTCRIDRNTMTYNGTTPVSKKEEPFLMSKDPWFRPVDVKLGPDGALYIADFYNRIIGHYEVALNHPGRDRVSGRIWKITYKGDQPHANMPVTDWSKASIEQLLVGLTHPQINTRMKVADRIVDSWKNKAVEPVKTMLATADPTAYIHGLWILHRLNALDNTALEKALNHNNALIQIHALRIVGENKSSFEKQKAFVIKALKSNDPFIQRSAAEVLTRFPDAENLAPLMELFETTDSLDTHLRYTALLGVRNNLRNPGVMWRVPAMAWNEPQLALLTRAMLDVPSSSAAAFLLDYTLRHDLPSKILVKNLEHIGRYVLPYQLDQAIDLINRKFVNEHETQLSLYKTIRAGVKQSGAEPGQKMKDWGAKLATSFLSNIPDKKEKPAKNPALLVSQRVLAADIAAEYKLKSNEPDLQRILKLTWLETAVRSAAAAALMRIDPETNGKLLADLFNNPAELPALREKLAELIGQEPSTPVFEMLKKQMAGGARNLQVAIATVLASTSEGITYLLNAFKEEEVNVEIANEIPVKERFSINAKSDQQKQMDKFLAAGADERVVRQKLIDDRIALFKPTGSVNVPGKAVFVQNCSACHQIQGSGGMVGPQLDGIGNWGHKALTQKILDPNRNITEAFRTYNITLKDDKTLTGLYRRTEGETLVFADLTGQEFAVAKNEMKEYRASKYTLMPDQFRNIIPEKDFYALLDYLLSVK; encoded by the coding sequence ATGAAATTGTATTCAATTTCCAGAAAAGCAATTTTGCTTCTTGCTGCTATTTTGCTCGGCCAGGGCTGCGGCGTTCCCCGTCAAAAAGTAGCCAAATCTTCCGAAACGGTTGCCAGGAATCGCAAAAACGACATTTACGCAGAGCACGTCAGAACTTCCGAATTTCGCACGCCAGAGCAGGAAAAGTTGGGGTTTGTGCTTCCGCCGGGGTTCGAAATAACATTGTATGCTTCCGAGCCGGACATTACCAAGCCCATGAACATGGAATTCGATGACCGCGGCAGACTTTGGGTTACCCAATCTTCCGAATATCCCATCGCGGCCGGCACGAGTGATGGTAAGGACCGCATCACGATCCTCGAAGATAAAAACGGCGACGGTAAAGCAGACACATTCACGCATTTCGAGGATAATCTCAACATTCCAATCGGCATAATGCCCGTTTCCGACGGCGCAATCGCATACAGCATTCCCAATCTTTATTATTTCAAAGACGCGGATCATGATGGCAAGTCGGACAGCAAAAAAGTGCTCTTGGGTGGGTTTGGGCACAAGGACACGCATGGCATGGTGAACAACATTATCCGCGGTTATGATGGCTGGCTGCATGTTTGTCATGGTTTCTCCAACACTTCCAATATTGCCGGAACCGATGGCGATTCCGTGAAAATGATTTCTGGAAATACATTTCGTGTGAAAATGGATGGCAGCCGCGTGGAGCAAACGACGTTCGGCAGGGTGAATCCATTTGGTTATGCATTTGATGAAAAGGGTTATCTGTTTTCGGTTGATTGCCATACAAAACCCATTGCGCAGCTCATTTTCGGTGGCGATTATCCGCATTTCGGCAAAAAAGCACCGGCCGGACTGGGCTTCGCACCGGAAATGATGAGCTATGAATTAGGCTCCACCGCACTCGCAGGGCTCGTGTATTACACGGGGACACATTTTCCAGAACCATACAGAAACAGCTTTTTCACCGGAGACGTGGTAACCTGCCGCATCGACCGGAATACAATGACTTACAATGGAACAACGCCCGTTTCGAAGAAGGAAGAGCCGTTTTTGATGAGCAAGGACCCCTGGTTTCGGCCCGTTGATGTGAAACTTGGCCCGGACGGCGCATTATACATTGCCGATTTTTATAACCGCATCATCGGACATTACGAAGTGGCGCTGAACCATCCCGGGCGCGACCGGGTTAGCGGCAGAATCTGGAAAATCACTTATAAGGGAGATCAGCCGCACGCCAATATGCCGGTAACCGATTGGTCAAAGGCGTCGATAGAACAACTGCTTGTTGGATTAACCCATCCCCAAATAAACACGCGGATGAAAGTGGCCGACCGGATCGTAGATTCCTGGAAAAACAAAGCAGTCGAACCCGTAAAAACAATGCTGGCCACGGCTGATCCTACGGCTTATATCCACGGTTTGTGGATTTTGCACAGGCTTAATGCACTGGATAATACAGCATTGGAAAAAGCATTAAACCACAACAATGCATTGATCCAAATCCATGCGCTGAGAATCGTGGGAGAAAATAAGAGTTCATTTGAGAAGCAGAAAGCATTCGTTATCAAGGCTTTAAAAAGCAATGATCCCTTTATTCAACGCAGTGCTGCCGAAGTGTTGACGCGGTTTCCAGATGCCGAAAATTTAGCGCCACTAATGGAATTGTTTGAGACAACAGATTCGCTGGACACTCATTTGCGCTACACGGCCCTCCTTGGTGTGCGGAATAATCTGCGAAATCCGGGTGTGATGTGGCGTGTGCCTGCCATGGCCTGGAATGAGCCGCAACTGGCATTGTTAACGCGGGCCATGCTGGATGTTCCGTCCAGTTCTGCCGCAGCATTTCTGCTTGATTACACGCTTCGTCACGATTTGCCTTCCAAAATATTAGTGAAAAATCTCGAACATATCGGGCGTTATGTGCTGCCTTATCAGCTGGACCAGGCGATTGATCTGATCAACAGAAAATTTGTAAATGAGCATGAAACGCAATTGTCATTATATAAAACCATTCGCGCAGGTGTGAAACAAAGCGGTGCGGAACCGGGGCAGAAAATGAAGGACTGGGGGGCAAAATTGGCCACGTCGTTCCTGAGTAACATTCCCGATAAGAAGGAAAAACCCGCCAAAAACCCGGCATTGCTTGTTTCTCAGCGTGTTTTGGCTGCTGATATAGCCGCGGAATATAAGTTAAAATCAAACGAGCCGGATTTGCAAAGAATTTTAAAACTGACCTGGCTCGAAACTGCTGTAAGAAGCGCCGCTGCGGCTGCATTAATGCGCATTGATCCTGAAACCAACGGAAAATTGTTGGCAGATTTGTTCAACAATCCGGCTGAGCTTCCTGCGTTGCGCGAGAAACTGGCTGAGCTAATCGGTCAGGAACCTTCAACCCCGGTTTTTGAAATGTTGAAAAAACAAATGGCTGGCGGAGCGAGGAACCTGCAAGTTGCGATTGCGACGGTTTTGGCGAGCACTTCCGAGGGTATAACGTATCTGTTGAATGCCTTTAAAGAAGAAGAGGTGAATGTGGAAATTGCCAACGAAATTCCAGTTAAAGAGCGGTTTTCGATCAATGCTAAATCGGATCAGCAAAAGCAAATGGACAAATTTCTCGCCGCAGGAGCGGATGAGCGCGTGGTGAGACAAAAGCTGATCGATGACCGGATTGCCTTATTTAAGCCAACAGGCAGTGTTAATGTGCCTGGAAAAGCTGTTTTTGTTCAAAATTGCAGCGCTTGCCATCAGATCCAGGGTTCGGGAGGCATGGTAGGACCGCAGCTTGACGGCATTGGAAATTGGGGCCATAAAGCATTAACCCAAAAAATACTTGACCCGAACAGAAATATAACGGAGGCTTTCAGGACTTATAACATTACATTGAAAGACGATAAGACATTAACCGGACTTTATCGCCGGACAGAGGGTGAAACGCTCGTTTTTGCGGACTTAACCGGTCAGGAATTTGCAGTGGCGAAAAACGAAATGAAAGAATATCGTGCGTCGAAATATACATTAATGCCCGATCAGTTTAGAAATATCATTCCTGAAAAAGACTTTTATGCATTGCTTGATTATCTGCTGAGTGTAAAATAA
- a CDS encoding malate:quinone oxidoreductase, with protein MITKNSSKTISPDIVLIGAGIMSATLGVLLKKLSPSITISIFERLDRVTAESSDPWNNAGTGHSAFCELNYTPQLEDGSVDTKKAIKIAESFEVSKEFWSYLVETGIIDSPDAFIHNIPHLSFVWGNDNVEYLRKRYDGLTKHHLFKGMEYTEDKSEINSWIPLVMEGRDPEEKVAATKMDLGTDVNFGTLTKFMFEYLEKQEGVNLYLNHEVDDFEKKKDGSWIIEVKDRATRKTSKVQTKFVFIGAGGGSLPLLEKSNIPEGKGFGGFPVSGQWLVCNNQEVIEKHQAKVYGKASVGSPPMSVPHLDTRMIDGKKALLFGPYAGFSTKFLKNGSFLDLPLSIKLDNIRPMLAAGIHNIPLTKYLIDQVRQSPQDRLEALKDYLPEAKLEDWDLEMAGQRVQVIKKDKKVGGVLEFGTEMVTAADGSLAALLGASPGASTAVSIMLELIQKCFKEAKSEDWQAEFKKIIPSFGKSLAKDAELAAKTRAWTTEVLELGASHYSEEFSA; from the coding sequence ATGATTACCAAAAATTCTTCAAAGACGATCTCCCCTGACATTGTTTTGATAGGGGCCGGTATCATGAGTGCAACTCTTGGAGTTTTGCTTAAAAAATTGAGTCCGTCCATCACAATCTCTATTTTCGAAAGGCTGGACCGGGTTACCGCCGAAAGTTCTGACCCATGGAATAATGCAGGAACCGGACATTCTGCTTTCTGCGAATTGAATTACACGCCACAGCTGGAAGACGGCTCGGTAGACACAAAAAAGGCGATTAAAATTGCTGAGTCCTTCGAAGTTTCAAAAGAATTCTGGTCTTACCTTGTGGAAACCGGCATTATCGATTCCCCTGACGCATTTATCCACAACATCCCACATCTTAGCTTCGTGTGGGGAAATGATAATGTAGAATACCTTAGGAAACGTTACGACGGTCTTACCAAACATCATCTTTTCAAAGGAATGGAATATACCGAGGACAAAAGCGAGATCAACTCATGGATTCCTTTGGTTATGGAGGGGCGCGATCCGGAAGAAAAAGTCGCAGCAACGAAAATGGACCTGGGCACGGATGTCAACTTCGGAACGCTTACCAAATTCATGTTCGAATATCTTGAAAAACAGGAAGGCGTAAATCTTTATCTGAATCATGAAGTGGATGATTTCGAAAAGAAAAAAGATGGCTCTTGGATCATAGAAGTGAAAGATCGCGCTACCCGAAAAACTTCAAAGGTTCAAACCAAGTTTGTTTTCATCGGAGCAGGTGGCGGATCATTGCCGCTTCTTGAAAAATCTAATATTCCTGAGGGTAAAGGTTTTGGTGGTTTCCCGGTAAGCGGCCAATGGCTGGTTTGCAACAATCAGGAGGTCATTGAAAAACATCAGGCGAAAGTCTATGGAAAAGCTTCTGTTGGCTCACCGCCGATGTCGGTGCCGCATTTGGACACACGAATGATTGATGGCAAAAAAGCACTGCTATTTGGGCCTTATGCCGGTTTCTCAACTAAATTCCTAAAAAACGGATCATTCCTGGATCTGCCTTTGTCCATTAAGCTAGATAACATCAGACCGATGCTAGCAGCAGGAATCCATAACATTCCTTTGACCAAATATCTGATCGACCAGGTAAGACAATCTCCGCAAGATCGGTTGGAGGCTTTGAAAGATTATTTGCCTGAGGCGAAATTGGAAGACTGGGACCTGGAAATGGCCGGTCAGCGGGTGCAGGTGATTAAAAAAGACAAAAAAGTAGGCGGCGTGCTCGAATTCGGAACGGAGATGGTGACAGCGGCCGACGGTTCATTGGCAGCATTACTGGGAGCTTCCCCGGGCGCGTCAACGGCTGTTTCGATCATGTTGGAACTTATTCAGAAGTGCTTCAAAGAGGCAAAATCAGAAGACTGGCAGGCAGAATTTAAAAAGATCATCCCATCATTTGGCAAGTCACTGGCAAAAGACGCAGAGCTGGCCGCGAAGACGCGCGCTTGGACGACGGAGGTTTTAGAACTGGGCGCTTCGCATTATTCGGAGGAGTTTAGTGCTTAG
- a CDS encoding DUF6786 family protein has protein sequence MQKHLSVSLLILAVFALNACRSNNQSDQKTLEQTNHEAKGTFGYDVAFLKKHNSALILQAPDNADAQAIIIPEYQGRVMTSTANGSEGNSYGWINYKLIESGVNQPHINAFGGEERFWLSPEGGQFSVYFKKGQTFDFANWQTPAIIDTVIYEAVETNSSSVSFRADATIENYSGTVFVIEINRKISMLDKAAIISELNIASLEGCKSVAYESVNALTNKGTDWKAETGMLGIWLLGMFKPTEKTVIVAPFSTHLSKKPLLTDDYFGKIPADRIAVKGSAVYLKADGKFRSKIGIAPKSARDVAGSYDAEKGILTIIQYDLKAAEKYLKSTWEIHKDPYDGDALNAYNDGRLADGTQMGPFYELESNSPAKALKKGETLTHRQRTYHFEGSKETLGAISQKVLGVSLEDIASAFH, from the coding sequence ATGCAAAAACATCTTTCCGTTTCCTTACTGATTCTGGCGGTTTTTGCATTAAATGCTTGCCGGAGCAATAACCAAAGCGATCAGAAAACATTGGAGCAAACAAATCATGAGGCAAAAGGCACATTCGGTTATGATGTCGCCTTTTTGAAAAAACATAACAGTGCATTGATCCTGCAAGCGCCGGATAATGCTGATGCCCAGGCCATTATCATTCCCGAATATCAGGGACGCGTGATGACCAGCACGGCCAATGGAAGTGAAGGCAACAGTTACGGCTGGATCAACTACAAATTGATCGAAAGCGGTGTAAATCAGCCGCATATCAATGCATTTGGCGGAGAAGAGCGCTTTTGGCTTTCACCCGAAGGCGGCCAGTTTTCGGTTTATTTCAAAAAAGGACAAACATTCGATTTTGCCAACTGGCAAACGCCCGCGATCATTGATACGGTCATTTATGAGGCCGTGGAAACGAATAGTTCTTCGGTCAGCTTCCGTGCGGATGCAACAATCGAGAATTACAGCGGAACCGTTTTTGTGATTGAAATAAACCGCAAAATTTCAATGCTGGATAAAGCTGCGATCATTTCTGAACTGAACATTGCGTCTCTCGAAGGCTGCAAATCGGTTGCTTATGAGTCTGTTAATGCACTTACAAACAAAGGCACCGACTGGAAAGCGGAAACCGGGATGCTTGGAATCTGGCTTCTGGGAATGTTTAAACCGACTGAAAAAACGGTGATCGTCGCGCCGTTTTCAACTCATTTATCCAAAAAACCTTTGCTAACCGACGACTATTTCGGCAAAATCCCTGCTGACCGCATTGCAGTGAAAGGCTCAGCGGTTTATCTCAAAGCCGATGGGAAATTCAGGAGCAAAATAGGCATTGCGCCCAAGTCAGCCCGTGATGTTGCAGGAAGTTACGATGCTGAAAAAGGCATTCTGACCATTATTCAATACGATCTCAAAGCAGCGGAAAAGTATCTCAAATCAACCTGGGAGATCCACAAAGATCCTTACGATGGCGATGCATTGAATGCTTATAATGATGGAAGACTGGCCGACGGAACGCAAATGGGCCCATTCTACGAACTCGAATCCAACTCGCCGGCCAAAGCTTTAAAGAAAGGCGAAACGCTCACGCATCGCCAACGGACTTATCATTTTGAAGGCAGCAAGGAAACACTCGGAGCGATTTCGCAGAAGGTTTTGGGCGTAAGTCTGGAAGACATTGCCTCAGCATTTCACTAA
- the porU2 gene encoding putative type IX secretion system sortase PorU2, with translation MRARIFTKTIFLLVLVCSFTTINLKVQAQWSGTYGNDWLAGKYSQPWVKINVGVVSGALTKGVYRVAMTSAKLPNEIKNADKAKLQLWHRGKQVNILKVDNAELLFYGVPNDGKSDELLFRPTSSRANPYYSMYSDESSYFLTVGSANGDRAPEETLSDASSVTLTQHIRTESKNYQLANEYSHATTIPLRPIDQNSFFEDGKTRTGPRLFDSATHPIHTKDATKDFDFTLKSRSGTDKPKVEVLINGRTFFPSNPGDSRNIHIYVGKDAANLREVGMVYIAGFTFGKFNFDLEETDLDANGKGLLGFKTDASPENIQGNTIYDVISLTYYNVTYNQQINMLSAASAEFRFAATSQGVKNKIVIAGAPAGTLKFYDITDIDKPRIINGTAASLVFSRPNANELVLLATNQTPTTVADAKINPVSFTNYNKSDYNYLIISNTTLLDAAEDFRKYRTEQTPGEKYKAPTIFNITDIYNQFNYGEPSPVAIRRFVDYMVSDGNLEKYLLLLGKSITRNDKIVAKELVDEVPTVGFPGSDFLLVEGLGGQPQDVEAIPVGRIPAINNAQARAYLKKVEVYENSTTGLDWRKKVLHVSGGKSLSEVGIHSGNLATAGNAVTGAFGGTIDVRNKTQNGDVIQPLDISAAINSGVGMITYFGHSAPYQTDYNFGYVSDNAKGYTDQNVDAGVGKFAIMYYNGCDILNVFNNQFNETVNVSSSRAQSLDWLLNPKRGAVAVFGNTWAGYNQSCNEYLQELYPIIFGQSDKNRLTIGQILRKTAIETKNNPNPYRLGADENARIASASYSKRQAQMHQTLLLGDPALRILISTEGSMPVDLSYFEAKLVSASSVEVAWKTNSETNNSHFLVERSYNAKNFEQIGYVEGNGDMATESVYKFFDNKPLPGTSYYRLVQVDKVSEGKTEEGKKTLSSIVSVNRPYTNSLVVSPNPSSDFVEIKLDLPVAIKSWNLVDIKGRVVRRNETKLTLDISNLASGEYIVEILTENGDVISRKLVKQ, from the coding sequence ATGAGAGCAAGAATTTTTACAAAAACTATTTTTTTATTGGTACTGGTTTGTTCATTCACCACTATTAATTTAAAAGTGCAGGCTCAGTGGAGCGGAACCTATGGGAATGACTGGCTGGCAGGGAAATATTCCCAGCCCTGGGTTAAGATTAATGTGGGTGTGGTAAGCGGAGCATTGACCAAAGGCGTTTACCGGGTGGCAATGACTTCTGCAAAGTTGCCCAATGAGATCAAAAATGCGGATAAGGCCAAATTGCAGCTCTGGCACAGGGGCAAGCAGGTTAATATCCTGAAAGTCGATAATGCTGAGTTGCTTTTTTATGGCGTGCCGAATGATGGCAAATCAGACGAACTGCTTTTCAGGCCGACGTCATCGAGGGCGAATCCGTATTACAGCATGTATTCGGATGAAAGCTCGTACTTTTTAACGGTTGGATCTGCTAATGGTGACCGCGCTCCGGAAGAGACATTAAGTGATGCTTCGTCGGTTACTTTAACGCAGCACATCAGAACGGAGTCAAAAAATTATCAGTTGGCGAACGAGTACTCGCATGCGACAACGATTCCTTTGCGACCCATTGACCAGAATAGTTTTTTTGAGGATGGAAAGACAAGGACAGGTCCGCGGCTTTTTGACAGTGCCACCCATCCGATCCACACGAAAGATGCTACAAAAGACTTTGATTTTACACTTAAATCCAGATCTGGCACAGATAAGCCTAAGGTGGAAGTGTTGATCAACGGGCGGACCTTCTTTCCTTCAAATCCGGGTGATTCCAGGAACATTCATATTTACGTTGGAAAAGATGCTGCCAACCTGAGAGAGGTAGGCATGGTATACATTGCCGGTTTCACTTTCGGCAAGTTCAACTTTGACCTGGAAGAAACTGACCTGGATGCAAACGGCAAGGGTTTGTTGGGTTTCAAGACCGATGCCAGTCCGGAAAATATCCAGGGCAACACCATTTATGATGTGATTTCCCTGACTTATTACAATGTAACTTACAATCAGCAAATCAATATGCTGAGCGCGGCTTCTGCCGAGTTCCGTTTTGCTGCGACTTCACAAGGGGTAAAAAATAAAATCGTTATCGCTGGTGCGCCTGCCGGTACACTGAAATTTTATGATATTACGGACATTGATAAGCCTCGGATTATCAATGGTACAGCGGCGAGTTTGGTTTTCTCAAGACCCAATGCGAACGAGCTGGTTTTACTGGCAACGAATCAGACACCAACAACGGTCGCTGATGCCAAAATTAACCCGGTTAGTTTTACCAACTATAATAAGTCCGATTACAATTATCTGATTATATCCAATACAACGCTTCTGGATGCCGCGGAAGATTTCAGAAAATATCGTACTGAACAAACCCCAGGCGAAAAGTACAAGGCTCCAACCATCTTTAACATTACTGATATTTACAACCAGTTCAACTATGGTGAGCCTAGCCCTGTGGCAATCCGGCGCTTTGTGGATTATATGGTTTCTGATGGCAACTTGGAAAAATACTTGTTGCTTTTAGGAAAGTCGATCACAAGAAATGATAAAATTGTAGCCAAGGAATTGGTGGATGAAGTGCCAACCGTTGGTTTTCCTGGATCTGATTTTCTGCTAGTTGAAGGTCTGGGTGGTCAGCCTCAGGATGTAGAGGCAATTCCCGTGGGACGGATTCCTGCAATCAACAATGCGCAGGCTCGTGCATATCTTAAGAAAGTGGAAGTGTACGAAAACTCGACAACGGGACTGGACTGGCGAAAAAAAGTGCTTCATGTGAGCGGCGGAAAAAGTCTTAGCGAAGTTGGGATACATTCCGGAAACTTGGCTACTGCAGGTAACGCTGTCACCGGAGCTTTTGGAGGAACCATTGATGTTAGAAACAAGACCCAGAATGGTGATGTAATACAGCCTTTAGATATTTCTGCGGCTATTAATTCAGGCGTAGGAATGATCACCTATTTTGGACACAGTGCGCCTTATCAAACAGACTACAACTTTGGCTACGTTTCAGACAACGCAAAAGGATACACGGATCAGAACGTAGACGCGGGGGTAGGTAAATTCGCGATCATGTATTACAATGGCTGTGATATCCTGAACGTATTTAACAACCAGTTTAATGAAACGGTTAATGTTAGCTCTTCGCGTGCCCAATCACTTGACTGGCTATTAAATCCTAAAAGAGGCGCTGTTGCCGTGTTTGGGAACACATGGGCCGGATACAACCAGAGCTGCAATGAATATCTGCAAGAGCTTTACCCAATTATTTTCGGGCAAAGCGATAAGAACCGCCTTACTATCGGCCAGATTCTACGCAAGACGGCTATTGAAACCAAAAACAATCCCAATCCATACAGACTTGGTGCAGATGAAAATGCGAGAATAGCTTCTGCTTCTTACAGCAAAAGACAAGCGCAAATGCACCAGACATTGTTACTGGGAGATCCGGCGCTTAGGATCCTGATCAGCACGGAAGGAAGTATGCCGGTTGACTTGTCTTATTTCGAAGCGAAGCTGGTTTCGGCCAGTTCTGTTGAAGTTGCTTGGAAAACGAATTCCGAGACAAACAACAGCCATTTCCTTGTGGAAAGAAGCTATAATGCCAAGAATTTTGAGCAAATCGGGTATGTGGAAGGAAATGGTGACATGGCTACCGAAAGCGTTTACAAATTCTTTGACAACAAGCCGTTGCCAGGAACAAGTTATTACCGCCTGGTGCAAGTAGATAAAGTTTCCGAGGGAAAAACCGAGGAGGGTAAAAAGACGCTTTCATCCATTGTGTCGGTTAACAGACCTTACACGAATTCACTTGTCGTTTCTCCGAATCCATCCAGTGATTTTGTAGAAATTAAGTTGGATCTGCCGGTTGCGATAAAAAGCTGGAATTTGGTGGATATCAAAGGAAGAGTGGTTAGAAGAAACGAAACCAAATTAACATTGGACATCTCAAACCTGGCTTCCGGCGAATATATTGTTGAAATCCTGACTGAAAATGGCGACGTGATTTCGAGGAAACTAGTTAAACAATAA
- a CDS encoding FG-GAP repeat domain-containing protein — MRTIAKQFKWLCLIQVLLLSAYASQAQTKQKKGGAVSFKKQVLIKKFISEGAAMGDVNKDGKKDILAGAYWFEAPSWKAHELAKPDSFIVNGGYSDSFLDFAMDVNQDGWIDLIRIDWPGKASVWHENPKGKAGYWPTHVIHSSVGNESPMLVDIDGDGRLDLLGNDPTAKKVIWLRCPSKKGETEWEKFTISNDANNATHMYTHGIGYGDINGDGRKDVLVRNGWWEGPAAGPAEVAKDADWKFHSADLGKDCSQMYVMDLNGDGLNDVLSASAHDYGIWWHEQGKDEQGNATWRHHSIDNTFSQTHGLALADINGDGNMDFITGKRYFAHHGNDPGEFEPAVIYWFEYKPGKVPSWTRHEIDNDSGVGLHVTVEDLNNDGLLDIVTGNKKGVRIFTQSR, encoded by the coding sequence ATGAGAACAATTGCAAAACAATTCAAATGGCTTTGCCTGATCCAGGTTTTACTGCTTTCGGCCTATGCTTCACAAGCACAGACCAAACAGAAAAAGGGCGGGGCAGTCTCATTTAAAAAGCAGGTTCTGATTAAAAAATTCATTTCCGAAGGCGCGGCCATGGGCGACGTGAACAAGGATGGCAAAAAGGACATCTTAGCCGGCGCTTATTGGTTTGAAGCACCCAGTTGGAAGGCCCACGAGCTTGCAAAACCCGATTCATTCATTGTTAATGGAGGATATAGCGATTCATTTCTGGATTTCGCCATGGACGTGAACCAGGACGGCTGGATTGACCTGATCCGGATCGACTGGCCGGGAAAAGCGTCTGTTTGGCACGAAAACCCAAAAGGAAAAGCCGGTTACTGGCCCACCCACGTGATCCATTCTTCGGTAGGAAATGAGTCGCCTATGCTGGTGGACATTGATGGAGATGGTCGTCTGGACTTGTTAGGCAATGATCCTACCGCCAAAAAGGTGATCTGGCTCCGTTGTCCCTCCAAAAAAGGGGAGACGGAATGGGAGAAATTTACGATCAGCAATGATGCAAACAATGCTACGCACATGTACACGCACGGCATTGGTTATGGCGACATTAATGGCGACGGTAGGAAAGATGTTTTGGTAAGAAACGGCTGGTGGGAAGGTCCGGCAGCAGGACCAGCCGAGGTCGCCAAAGATGCGGATTGGAAATTTCATTCCGCCGATCTGGGAAAAGATTGTTCACAAATGTATGTCATGGACCTCAACGGCGACGGCCTGAACGATGTTTTGAGTGCGTCGGCGCATGATTACGGCATTTGGTGGCATGAGCAGGGCAAAGATGAACAAGGCAATGCAACCTGGCGTCACCATAGCATCGACAACACATTTTCGCAAACGCACGGACTTGCGCTAGCCGACATTAATGGCGACGGAAACATGGATTTCATCACAGGAAAAAGATATTTCGCCCACCATGGAAATGACCCGGGCGAATTTGAGCCGGCCGTGATTTATTGGTTTGAATACAAGCCGGGAAAAGTTCCAAGCTGGACCAGGCACGAAATTGACAATGATTCGGGCGTAGGCTTGCACGTTACCGTGGAAGACCTGAACAATGACGGCCTTCTGGATATCGTTACCGGAAATAAAAAAGGCGTTCGCATCTTTACTCAAAGTCGCTAG
- a CDS encoding sugar phosphate isomerase/epimerase family protein, translated as MKFGINTYLFSSPFTNESVSFFPKFKEWGFDFVEIAVEEPSNINAAYIRKALDENELECRSVCAATGPGRDLRGNRKEQVTSLEYIQTLIDIAPILGSQLVAGPIYSSVGRADLYPDDKREKQWRAAVKNLKILGDYAAQHNVKLALEPLNRYETDFINTCEQVLKLIADVGSEALMVHLDSFHMNLEEKDPALAIKLAGNKLALLHASGGDRGTPGGDQINWDRIFAALDNINYQGDIVIESFTPDVKIIAKAASIWRQVEPSKEAIAVDGLRFLRGLAF; from the coding sequence ATGAAATTCGGCATTAATACATATTTGTTTTCCTCGCCATTTACGAATGAAAGCGTTTCCTTTTTTCCGAAGTTCAAGGAATGGGGATTTGATTTTGTGGAGATCGCGGTGGAGGAACCATCGAACATTAATGCCGCATATATCAGAAAAGCGCTCGATGAAAATGAGCTGGAGTGCCGCTCGGTATGCGCAGCAACCGGTCCCGGACGCGACTTGCGTGGCAACCGGAAGGAGCAGGTTACTTCACTGGAATACATTCAGACATTAATCGACATTGCGCCGATTTTAGGAAGCCAGCTTGTTGCCGGGCCGATCTATTCGTCTGTCGGAAGGGCTGACCTCTATCCCGATGACAAAAGGGAAAAGCAATGGCGCGCGGCTGTGAAAAATCTGAAAATACTCGGTGATTATGCAGCGCAGCACAATGTAAAATTGGCATTGGAGCCTTTGAACCGCTACGAAACAGACTTCATAAACACCTGCGAACAAGTCCTCAAACTGATCGCAGATGTTGGAAGCGAAGCATTAATGGTGCATCTGGACTCTTTCCACATGAACCTTGAAGAAAAAGACCCCGCACTCGCCATAAAACTAGCCGGCAATAAACTGGCGCTCCTACACGCATCCGGCGGCGACCGCGGAACCCCCGGCGGCGACCAAATCAACTGGGACCGCATCTTCGCAGCTTTGGACAACATTAACTACCAGGGCGACATCGTCATAGAATCATTCACCCCAGACGTGAAAATCATCGCAAAGGCCGCCTCGATTTGGAGGCAGGTGGAGCCTTCTAAGGAGGCGATTGCGGTTGATGGGTTGCGGTTTTTGAGGGGGTTGGCGTTTTGA